From the Homo sapiens chromosome 1, GRCh38.p14 Primary Assembly genome, one window contains:
- the LOC124904411 gene encoding uncharacterized protein LOC124904411 — protein MGRLLGAQRRPPVSCDLPILLSAEARPGAPEAGSIPGAWRQLQPPQTAARWRRAGARELAGPGRGWRDSATRLGRPRALADYRTSILPPGFHTCRPRGNNDVGILGGRPLTRANGTRTATPCSLPSACRRCCPPTPTAHFSLLQPPGMQIISHWVLAGARSCGEARAQQLSPQLGPRALAAAAPRYRRRLQYAHAATVWRQGPAAGHARSATPHPIIYGSNQII, from the coding sequence ATGGGGCGCCTGCTGGGAGCCCAGCGCCGTCCTCCCGTTTCCTGTGATCTACCAATCCTCCTCTCCGCGGAGGCTCGGCCGGGCGCACCTGAGGCCGGCAGCATCCCCGGGGCTTGGCGGCAGCTGCAACCTCCACAGACGGCCGCCAGGTGGCGCCGCGCCGGGGCCCGGGAGCTGGCGGGCCCGGGGCGGGGTTGGAGGGACTCAGCTACGCGCCTGGGGAGGCCGCGGGCCCTCGCAGACTACCGAACTTCCATTCTGCCGCCGGGTTTTCACACCTGCCGGCCCCGAGGAAACAATGACGTTGGGATTTTGGGGGGCCGCCCCTTGACTCGGGCGAATGGGACACGAACGGCGACCCCTTGCTCTCTTCCATCCGCCTGCCGCCGTTGCTGCCCACCGACTCCTACAGCTCATTTCTCGCTCCTGCAGCCTCCAGGAATGCAAATAATTTCTCACTGGGTTTTGGCGGGGGCGCGGAGCTGCGGAGAAGCGCGCGCCCAACAGCTTTCGCCGCAGCTGGGTCCCCGGGCGCTGGCGGCTGCGGCCCCCAGATacaggcggaggctgcaataTGCACATGCGGCCACAGTGTGGCGCCAGGGGCCCGCCGCGGGACACGCTCGGAGCGCGACGCCCCATCCCATCATTTACGGATCAAACCAAATAATCTAG